The segment GGTTACCCTGCTTGGCAGCATTGCGGGTGCCGTTTTTCTATACCTGATTGCTTATGGGCTTTCGGATGAATTTATCCGGCCCCTTGTTGAAATGGCGGGCGGGCAACAGGAGTTCCAAGAGGTGGAGCAACGGTTCGAGGCCGGTGGCTTCTGGGTTGTTTTTGCGATCAGTATTACGCCAGTGCCGATGCAGCTTGCAGCCCTAGCTGCGGGAGCAACAACTTATCCCTTCTGGCTGTTTGTGGTTGCCATCGGGATTTCACGCGCCTTGCGTTATTACGGTCTCTGGGTGCTGGTTCTTGGTTTTGGTGCGGGGATTGCCCGGATTTTTGAAGGCAAGAAGCCCTCAAAAGGGCCGGGTGGCGATAGAAAACCTGCCCCGTAATCTGGCAAAACATGAGCACATGAATAACAAAGCCCGGCAATTGGCCGGGCTTTTTTACAAGATATCCGAGAATTTTCTTTGAATTATTCCGGTTCGATACGGAAATCGGTGGTGGTTTTACCTTCGGTTTCCGGATCTTCCACGTCCTCGGAGACCAAGCCGCGGCGAATCAGCTCACGAATAGCTGCTGCCCGGGTTGGCATGCGATGCTCAAATCGCCAGTCGTCGATGAACTTCAGTTCATCGTCGTCGAGCATAATCTGAAGCTTTTCAGTTCTTTTCGAGGTTGGCACGCGGGGGTCCTTATTAAGTTCAGACGTTCCAATATGCGTCTGAAACCATTGATATGCAACGCATCCGAGAATTTTGGAGTAACTTACGTTACCTGCGTTTTCTCCATATTACAACTGCCTTGCTCAGTTGCATCATTTTGCGCAACTTGCGCAAGTAATGTAAAATAATGAGTAAATGTTAAGTGCGTATTATGGGCGTGTTGATGTGATTATGTTTGTTGTGTTTGTTGATGTTGTTGTGCACGTTAAGTCACTTCATTGTATTGCCTAAGTGAACCATACGATTTTACTTTAAATATTATTTTCTTTTGTTACGGTGAAGACATCCAAAAACGGAGGTTGTGATGTCTGAGCAAGTGATGAACGAAATTGAAGATCACGTACCCGCGCTGCGTCGCCATGCATATCGGCTGACGGGCAGCATGGATCGTGCACAGGATCTCGTGCAGGACACTTTGTTGAAAGCCATCAGCAAAAAAGATCAGTTCGAAGAAGGCACCAGTCTTAAGGCATGGCTGCACCGGATTCTGTTCAACACATTCATCTCGTCCAAGCGTCGCGAGAAGACCCGTGGGCATCATGTCGACTGGGATGATCTTGGTGACGTCTACGGTCATGGCAGCAATCAGATGGCCCGGTTGCAGCTGCGTGATGCGGATCGCATCTTGGGTGAGCTTCCCGAGCAGGAACGTCAGGCGATCCTTCTTACCGCCGTTGACGAAATTTCCTATCAGGACGCCGCCGAGCGGATGAATGTCGAGATTGGCACGGTCAAATCCCGCGTAGGTCGCGCACGCCGGAAGCTGCGTTCTTCCGTCGGGCGGATTGAAACACGGGAGCACGCGTCGCGGTTCGTGGCGGAGGCAGCCTGATGACCCATGTGCTTGCTGTTTATGGCAAGGACGACATTGTAAATTACGTGCGCGGATCGATTGATGATGAAGACAAGAGCGATATCGAAAGTCTTGTCCAGTCCGATCCGCGTGCAGCAGGAATTGTCCAGGATATCGAAAAAGGTCATTTAGGTGACGGAGGGACAGTTGACCTGCTGTACTACCGTCGTCTCAGGAAGCTGAAATCGTTGGCTTCCAGTGCCGGGTTCCTGCAGGAATGATGCGTCAAACGCAAGACTGCATTGATTCGAAATTTTATTGACTTTGTTGACCAATGGTCAGATAAAGTCTGTATCGGAGTTGATCGTCTTTTCCCTCAACGTCTAAGGCCCTTCTCCGAAATAGGCCGAAACCTCTTGGTTTCGGCCCTTTTTTTATTTTGGTGCCGGATTTCCTGCTTGGCGAATCGATTATGTTCATGTCGGTTGGCATGGAAATATCGCGTCATGGTTATGACCCGCGCATCAAAACTGTCATTTGGATTTCTTGAAAATAATCCCGACATATAAAGCAGTCACGATGCTGTGCTGCGCGGGTTTATGCGCTTCGTGTGTCATGATCCGCCATATCGTGTATGGCTGATATGCTGCCTGTGTGCCAAGCCATGCATGAATTGGGGGTTGCCAGAGTCCGGGCAGGCGGTGATAAATCTCCCGCTCAATACAACAATAAGAAAAAGGAGCAACTTATTATGGTTTCCGGAGTCCACGGATCGGTTCGCGATCTGTTTGAATTTACTGACGCCGACAGGGCACTTGCCCGCATCAAGGATATTTATACCACTGGTGCCGAGGCAGTCCGTGAAGCATTCACCCGGTTTGGAAACGGTCAGCAATCCTCGCCTGTGCGCGCCTATTACCCGTATCTCGGGATTGAGGTGCCGCCCGAGAAGTTGCATGTCGAAAGTACATTGTCGTATGGCGCGCCGCGCGACCCGGGCATTTACGGTACGACCCTGACGCGCCCGGATCTGTTCGAACAATATTACCGCGAACAGATTGAACTGCTGCTTAAAAACCATGACGTGCCGGTCGTGGTCGGTGTTTCGGATCGTCCCATTCCGTTACCGTTCCTGGTTGAAACCGCAACCGATAATATCGGCCCGACCGATATTCGCCAGCTTCAGCTGGTGTTTGACATGCCTGATCTGGCGCGGACAGATGACGATATCGCCAACGGGGTACATTACGGAATTACCGAAGGACCCAAGCCGCTTTCTCTGTTTTCCGGGGAAAGGGTGGATTACTCGCTGGCACGTTTGCGCCACTACACGGCGACATTGCCCGAACATTTCCAGAAGTTCGTGCTGTTCACCAACTATCAGCGCTATGTCGACGAGTTCATCGAGTTTGCCAAATTGCAGCTTGAAGACCCCAAAAGCCCCTACGTTGCTTTTGTCGAGCCGGGGCCAAAAGTCCATGTACGCAAGAATGCTCCCAAGGCATGGCAGGAAAGCGGAGAAGCCGTCAAACAGCTTCCGCAGATGCCTTCCTATCACCTGATCCGTGAAGACGGTCTGGGGGTGACGCTGGTCAATATTGGGGTCGGCCCGTCGAATGCGAAAACCGCCACCGACCATATCGCGGTTATGCGCCCGCATTGCTGGTTGATGCTGGGGCATTGTGCCGGACTTCGCCGAAGCCAGCTTCTGGGCGATTACGTTCTGGCGCATGGTTATGTCCGTGACGATCATGTTCTCGACTCGGACCTGCCGCTTTGGATTCCGGTGCCGCCAATTGCCGAAGTACAGGTCGCCCTTGCCAATTCCGTGACCAAAATTACGGGACTTAAAGGGCGCGAAATGAAGGCGCGCATGCGTACCGGTACTGTGGCAACCACAGACAACCGGAACTGGGAACTGCGTTACAGCGAACTGTTCGTGCGTCTTAACCAGTCGCGCGCGATCGCGGTCGATATGGAAAGTGCAACCATAGCTGCCAACGGTTTCCGTTTCCGTGTTCCTTACGGCACGTTGCTGTGTGTTTCCGACAAGCCGGTGCATGGCGAACTGAAACTGCCGGGAATGGCCAACAATTTCTATCGGCAGCGTATCGGTCAACACCTTCAGGTCGGTCTTGATACCATCGATACCCTGCGAAACGAGGTCAATCAGCTGCATTCGCGCAAACTGCGGTCGTTGGACGAACCTGCTTTCCGCTAGTTTCGCTTGTACAGTTTTGTCTGGCGCCCGTTACCATCCGGTAGCGGGCGTTTTGTTATGTTTTTATGAAACGCCGAAAAACTGCCGCTTTTGGCTTTGGAAGGGGCAGGACTTCACCTATCTTCGGCCGGCTTCTTTGGCGATATCATCTATCCGATAGCAGGCAGGTATGACGGTTCATCACGATGCCAGACAGGATTTGCCGGTTTGGCAGATTTTTCTGATTTTTCTTCGACTTGGCTTGACCAGTTTTGGTGGGCCGGTTGCACATATCAGTTATTTCCGTGAAGAGTTCGTAGTACGCCGCAAATGGCTTTCGGATGCGACTTATGGCGATCTGGTAGCACTCTGCCAGTTCGTGCCGGGTCCTGCCAGTTCTCAGGTCGGGATGGGAATCGGCATGTCGCTCGGCGGATTTCCCGGTGCATTTGCCGCATGGATCGGTTTTACCATGCCATCGGCAATTGTTCTTGTCGCGCTTGGGCTTGGTTTGGCTGGCAGTAACCTCGCCGCCACTGGTCCCATGATATGGGGGCTCAAACTGGTTGCCGTTGGTGTTGTTGCGCACGCTCTTTGGGGCATGGCGCGAAGTCTGTGCCCTGATATTCCGCGTGCGGTTATTGCCATAATTGCAGCCGCACTGATGATCGCATTTAGTGGTGCGGGCATGCAGGCCATCGTCATTGTCGGTGGGCTGGTTGCCGGGACACTGTTCCTGCAGGCTGATCTGGTCAAGCTGGACGGGAAGCTGGCTGCCGGTATTTCCCCGAAGGTGGCGGTGTTCGCGTTGGCAATCTTTGGTGCGCTACTGATCGGGTTGCCGTTACTGGTGCAGGTCACATCGTCATCATGGCTTGCCGTATTTGACGGATTTTATCGCAGCGGGGCGCTGGTTTTTGGTGGCGGCCATGTGGTGCTGCCACTGCTGCAGGAAGCCGTTGTTGCGCCCGGTTGGGTCGATACGGATACGTTCCTTGCCGGTTATGGCGCAACGCAGGCAGTACCGGGGCCGATTTTTACCTTTGCTGCCTATCTGGGGGCCGTGATGCAAACCGATACGGGCGGGATCGCGGGGGCGATGATTGCCCTGATCGCCATTTTCCTGCCTGCGTTTCTTCTGGTGATCGGATTATTGCCGTTTTGGGATCGTATCCGGCATATGCCCAAAATGCGTGCGGGGCTGGCAGGGATCAATGCTGCGGTGGTGGGCTTGCTCGCATCGGTTCTGTACGATCCGATCTGGACCGGATCAATTCATGACGTGAAGGACGTGGTGATTGCGATCATTGCATTCATAATCTTGCAATGGCGGCTGATGCCTGTCTGGGCGCTGGTTCTTGCGGGTGGAACCGGTGGTATTGTGATGGGCTATTTCGGCGTTGCCGGTACGGTTGTCTGAATGGCCGGCTGGGGTTTATTCGGCTGACTGTGCGGTATTTTCCACTTCCACAGTGGTATCACCATTGCGCGCGATAATATCGGGAAACAGTGCCGAAATTGATCCGACAAAGCGATGTTGGTCAAAGGCACTGCCGTCTCTGGTCAATCCAAGTCTTACAATCACCAGTTCCTTTGACGGGATGATGCTGATGATCTGGCCATCATGACCAAGTGCAAAAAACGCATCATCCGGGATCGTTGGGCCATTGATTTGTGTGTCACCGTCTTTATCACGTGAACCGGGCAATTGAAGCCACCAGTGGGCACCATAGATACCGTTTGGGGCGGCTGGTGCGGGCGTGACCGAATATTTCACCCAGTCTGGCGGTAGAAGTTGTTCATCGTTCCAGACGCCATCCTGCAGGAATAACTGACCAATTTTTGCCCAGTCACGAGCCGAGGCATGCATGAAGCTGGAACCGATGAAATAG is part of the Thalassospira lucentensis genome and harbors:
- a CDS encoding YqaA family protein, which codes for MEKEQKNRRKSGIARWWRAWQVRLEKLAAGRKGLGGIAVASFLETTIIPVPIEILIAPIMAASRRRGIIVATVTLLGSIAGAVFLYLIAYGLSDEFIRPLVEMAGGQQEFQEVEQRFEAGGFWVVFAISITPVPMQLAALAAGATTYPFWLFVVAIGISRALRYYGLWVLVLGFGAGIARIFEGKKPSKGPGGDRKPAP
- a CDS encoding sigma-70 family RNA polymerase sigma factor, coding for MSEQVMNEIEDHVPALRRHAYRLTGSMDRAQDLVQDTLLKAISKKDQFEEGTSLKAWLHRILFNTFISSKRREKTRGHHVDWDDLGDVYGHGSNQMARLQLRDADRILGELPEQERQAILLTAVDEISYQDAAERMNVEIGTVKSRVGRARRKLRSSVGRIETREHASRFVAEAA
- a CDS encoding AMP nucleosidase; translated protein: MVSGVHGSVRDLFEFTDADRALARIKDIYTTGAEAVREAFTRFGNGQQSSPVRAYYPYLGIEVPPEKLHVESTLSYGAPRDPGIYGTTLTRPDLFEQYYREQIELLLKNHDVPVVVGVSDRPIPLPFLVETATDNIGPTDIRQLQLVFDMPDLARTDDDIANGVHYGITEGPKPLSLFSGERVDYSLARLRHYTATLPEHFQKFVLFTNYQRYVDEFIEFAKLQLEDPKSPYVAFVEPGPKVHVRKNAPKAWQESGEAVKQLPQMPSYHLIREDGLGVTLVNIGVGPSNAKTATDHIAVMRPHCWLMLGHCAGLRRSQLLGDYVLAHGYVRDDHVLDSDLPLWIPVPPIAEVQVALANSVTKITGLKGREMKARMRTGTVATTDNRNWELRYSELFVRLNQSRAIAVDMESATIAANGFRFRVPYGTLLCVSDKPVHGELKLPGMANNFYRQRIGQHLQVGLDTIDTLRNEVNQLHSRKLRSLDEPAFR
- the chrA gene encoding chromate efflux transporter; its protein translation is MTVHHDARQDLPVWQIFLIFLRLGLTSFGGPVAHISYFREEFVVRRKWLSDATYGDLVALCQFVPGPASSQVGMGIGMSLGGFPGAFAAWIGFTMPSAIVLVALGLGLAGSNLAATGPMIWGLKLVAVGVVAHALWGMARSLCPDIPRAVIAIIAAALMIAFSGAGMQAIVIVGGLVAGTLFLQADLVKLDGKLAAGISPKVAVFALAIFGALLIGLPLLVQVTSSSWLAVFDGFYRSGALVFGGGHVVLPLLQEAVVAPGWVDTDTFLAGYGATQAVPGPIFTFAAYLGAVMQTDTGGIAGAMIALIAIFLPAFLLVIGLLPFWDRIRHMPKMRAGLAGINAAVVGLLASVLYDPIWTGSIHDVKDVVIAIIAFIILQWRLMPVWALVLAGGTGGIVMGYFGVAGTVV